The Liolophura sinensis isolate JHLJ2023 chromosome 12, CUHK_Ljap_v2, whole genome shotgun sequence genome segment aaataatattttacgAAGTTTTTTCTGTATAAACCTAAAGCCATGTTAAACTTGTGATTCATAAAAGCTGGGCACAAATTTCtccattgtgtttttttcattcagGTCTGGTTCTCTGCTGGCTTTGATTTTTGTACGACTGTACGATTGGAATTGCCTTTGGGAAGGTCGAAATGGACTGGAGAGGGCAAAACTCTTTCTTTTAATTGATCATAAGATGCTCAAGTGACAAAAGTTTATAAACCTTTAAGACAAGATTTTTGCTCAGTTGTTTTTTCATTCGATTTTTaagacagaatacattcatGTAGTGAGCCAGTGTAAAAGGTTTTTACACCTTTTAGCAAGCTGCAAAATAATAGTACAGCAAGTTATATTGTGTAAATTACAAAGAATAGTAGAGGAATTTTATCGTGCATCATCAACGTTTAATGTCGATGTGGCAGTATATTCCAATGAGCGTCCTAGCAATCTTTAGCCCGGAGGCTGGGCACCGGATGAAATGTCCGATGACACTATGGAGGCAGCTTTGAAACTCTATGGCTAATGCCTGGGTTTGacgaaacccagattttcagacccggagctctcacatgttcggacaggtattaggatttacagatttaggtgttacaaagttcgttatgtaccaaattttattaatttcgaTGGTGACATTGTGATGTTTACCTACACCGGGCAGACCTATGAATGtcggaagtgtggccaaaaatcacacaaaaggCGGCAGAGTGTAGGGCACTGTGGTGTTCTAGCTGCAACGGTTTCTCCCCCCATTAGAATcctcatacagagaaggactgtacagatccatgccgaatgtgtgagtcagggcttcatacggtcagtgactgttgtgcgaGAGCAATGTCGTACGCGGCGCGGGTTAAGGGGAACCTACCGACTAAGCGCCAGTATAGTAAGGAAGACGCCGTAAAACAAGATGACGTTGAtgttgacgtcagcgacgatgaTGACCCATTCAACCCACCTGCTatggaactggttcaagacaGCGACGAGATCGAAGACGAAATCGACGGGAATGGTGACGACAACGCCGATGAtgacgtcagcgacgacagcgagtcTGACAAAGAGATGGACGTCTGGGAGAATACTAAGAAcaccgaagaagtggatgttggtgataatgaaacgtcatcagctATCCCGAGGTTGAAGAATGTGGTGGTGGCTGACATGCACGCTCCCGACGTGCGTTCACCGGTCCCAGTCGAAGAAAAGCGAGCGaagttggacaatggcagtacagccgaagaggcagCGTCATCTGTCCCGCCTAGTTCCCATCCTACTGACTATGATGGCGTTGATGCCGATCAGTCGTCAGACTGTATGACGCCGACTCCATCTCAGGAGGGGGACACCATGCTtctggaatacaggaaaagaaaatcgcttgcttctcgtgcgaggcagcgaatgaaaagagacaaatgagttGCAGTGTAATTAGGACTCTCTTATTTTACCACAATGGGTATGTACGCTCTACCtttacttatttgtataatgagcttaaataatattcgttttgggactttaaacattaataGTTTACGGGATCCGTCGAAACAAGGACATGTtaagcaatttgttttcgataaaggaattgatgtactattcttacaggaaacacactttgaaaactataatgacactaaatatttgcaaatcctGGGCAATGCAAGGTGGGCGTATGGGTCAAATCGAAGTTGTGGGGTGggaataattattaggtatacggtagattgcattatacggaaaatacagagGTGTCCTAACGGTCGGTACATAAGCCTTAGGGTTGAACTCAACAACATtgctttaaaccttgtttgtgtatatgcccctaataatccaaaggaaagaaaagagtttGTTTCTAATTTAGATAATGTGATACAGGgcagtgagttggttattatgggtggggattttaattgtgtcgagagcattgaattagatagagctggctgtgccactaatggaaggaatgatggagtggacgaaattaataatttgaaaagagattttggtatttgtgatatttttaggaaattGCATCCGAATAAGAATTGCTACTCGTGATCTAGGCGCAAATGTGCCAGtagattggatagattttatatccctaacgctgtgtttaagtatgtaacccagtgtgatgctgtacatgtgtccttttctgatcattcctgtttttttatatttcttttgaagatgtcatttcattggagccgttctactggaagtaatacttctgtgttaaataacacggagcttgttgataatattaaatccgtcttccatgatattttctctgtctgtacaactggtcatgcAAATCTAATAAACAGATGGGAGACATTTAAAAGGGAATGTAAAGACAGAATTCGGAGTTACTGTAAGGAGaaatctatgaacaaaaaacgtgatttgttggaacttgaacaagaattaaatgcgttaaaatctagtccaatcattaactgtgagcgtattgacaatgtgaaaaagaccctttataagtcgaatcatgcgggagcggttatccgtactaaagctgttcattttgatcagggagaaaaaccaacgaaatatttcattagacgagaagttggtaggggcagaaagaagatgatcaaaagtattacttgtcatagtgattcttcaatatcccatgaatctcaggaaggtattgctaagtgtataaggtcgtattatatgaaattgtatgCTGAATAAGATACTGACTCCTCCATTCAAGATGAGTTCTTGCCATCGCTTCCGATGTTAAATGAagattgtaaaactgcctgcgatGGCCTTTCGACtgaacaggagttgttttttgcagtaaaaaatatgtctaaaaaccgtTCGCCGGGATGCGACGATTTGCCAgcagagttttatgtacaattttggccTCTGTATTCGGGTGTGTTTACGGATGtagttaattactgttttaacttgggtagattaagtaattcacagcattctgggttaatcacactattatgtaaggaccccgacaatgccgaaagcataaaaaaactggaggccaatcagcttactaaatgtagattataagattgtttctaaagctttgtgcaatcggttaaaaaatgtgttccatacaattgtacttcagaatcagacatgtggaataccaggccgaagtatttttgacaaccttcacttattacgaaatacatatgattatgttgaacaaaaagatttaaaaggatgctttcttaacttagaccaggagaaagcctttgacagagtagactggtcatttttgttcaaatgtttagagaaatttaacttcggacccggcttttgtaagtgggtgcaattattatatactgacattacaagtagtgttattgtgaacgggcacataacagaagaatttaaactgagtcgaggtgtccgacagggttgttctttgtcaccattattgtatgtgttgtccttagagccctttatagcggccattagaaacaatgacgaaattaatggtgtacggttacccggcacaaataaggaaacaagagtgtcggcatttacagatgatacgactgcaattttatctgaagagagttctgttCCGCATGTAATCAAAATAGCAGAAAGTTATAGAAAAGCCTCAGgagcaaaactcaacttgttgaaaagcacggttcttcccattggtaactgggacgaaactaacatgcacagtggtgggcttaacatcactacaaactcaaagatttgtggggtattttttggactagatcaaacagaactcaattctGAGTGTGTTTTAAGTCAGGTAAAGAAACATGTGtcagcatggaatggaagatatttgaccctacgagggaggtctgtcttaattaatacagttgctttagctgtcttatggtttt includes the following:
- the LOC135479763 gene encoding uncharacterized protein LOC135479763 codes for the protein MSYAARVKGNLPTKRQYSKEDAVKQDDVDVDVSDDDDPFNPPAMELVQDSDEIEDEIDGNGDDNADDDVSDDSESDKEMDVWENTKNTEEVDVGDNETSSAIPRLKNVVVADMHAPDVRSPVPVEEKRAKLDNGSTAEEAASSVPPSSHPTDYDGVDADQSSDCMTPTPSQEGDTMLLEYRKRKSLASRARQRMKRDK